A region of Nakaseomyces glabratus chromosome E, complete sequence DNA encodes the following proteins:
- the IZH2 gene encoding PAQR-type receptor (CAGL0E02519g~Ortholog(s) have role in cellular zinc ion homeostasis, negative regulation of transcription from RNA polymerase II promoter, response to toxic substance and fungal-type vacuole, plasma membrane localization), with amino-acid sequence MGDVHQRKVATMVTTEEQPLIGTDGQIKLRKKTVVRKLYTWEEIPEWQKDNEHIHTGYVRETSSVMECIRSLFYLHNETVNIYSHLIPAIAFFSTIFFNKYVVPTYSTTTLIDYLIIDIFFLGAFSCLILSSTFHCLKSHSLRVAVFGNKLDYLGIVFLIVASMVSILYYGFHGNPWFFGIFSLITMTFGAACAVVSLKDTFRSREWRPYRAALFVIFGLSAVLPILAGLFKYGPTETWTRIQLKWVILEGVFYIFGAFLYGIRFPEKMSPGSFDLWGHSHQIFHILVVVAALCHLKALLGSYSLVHYRFMIDMY; translated from the coding sequence ATGGGTGACGTAcatcaaagaaaagttgCCACAATGGTGACCACAGAAGAACAGCCACTTATAGGTACAGATGGACAAATCAAACTACGGAAGAAGACGGTTGTCAGGAAACTATATACATGGGAAGAAATACCTGAATGGCAAAAGGATAATGAGCACATTCACACTGGTTACGTGAGGGAGACTAGCAGTGTCATGGAGTGTATCCGCAGTTTGTTCTATCTTCATAATGAAACTGTGAATATCTACTCACATTTGATACCTGCAATTGCTTTCTTCAGTACAATATTCTTTAATAAGTATGTTGTGCCCACATACAGTACTACCACTTTGATAGACTATTTGATTATTGACATATTTTTCCTAGGTGCTTTCTCATGTTTGATCCTAAGTAGCACATTCCATTGCTTAAAGAGCCATTCGTTGAGAGTAGCTGTCTTTGGCAATAAGCTTGATTATCTAGGAATTGTATTTCTCATTGTTGCATCAATGGTAAGCATTTTATATTATGGCTTTCACGGTAATCCATGGTTCTTCggtatattttctttaatcACTATGACTTTTGGGGCGGCATGCGCCGTAGTGTCACTCAAAGATACTTTTAGATCGCGGGAATGGAGACCATACAGGGCAGCTCTGTTTGTGATATTTGGTTTATCAGCAGTACTGCCTATTCTAGCTGGACTTTTCAAGTATGGTCCTACTGAAACTTGGACAAGGATACAACTAAAGTGGGTTATCTTAGAAGGtgtattttatatatttggtGCATTTCTGTACGGAATTAGATTTCCAGAGAAGATGAGTCCCGGAAGTTTTGATCTGTGGGGCCATTCTCATCAGATATTTCACATTTTGGTGGTTGTAGCTGCCCTTTGTCATTTAAAGGCTCTTTTAGGTAGCTATTCTTTAGTCCATTATAGATTTATGATAGATATGTATTGA
- the RRP6 gene encoding exosome nuclease subunit RRP6 (CAGL0E02585g~Ortholog(s) have 3'-5'-exoribonuclease activity), translating to MSSDSGDNVLKKVMETVRASNALASQDVEFHKSIDTSVANSLEKSMKSMASVMNNILLSIDNNNEKLDGTNENLEEVCKEFSNVMDVLFEKADRSLDILNRKSSTNDNKKNMQFLDDVNVAENDPSRRISKPQLNFKTPVDNSESHPFKPLLIEKPNALKSIEESTQLVLATEDIPEHFQQPYEYEILNQEYNNDILEKKEPIPSTSWVDTNAIWVDNINSLQDMMQELKKSSEIAVDLEHHDFRSYYGLVCLMQISTRTQDYIVDTIALRDDLKMLNEVFTNPLITKVFHGAFMDIIWLQRDLGLYIVSLFDTFHASKALGLPKHSLAYLLEKYANFKTSKKYQLADWRRRPLSKAMMAYARADTHFLLNIFDQMRNGLISSGKLAGVLRESRNVALRRFEYSKYKPKIPVANIFTPVEKESPWRTLMYQYNIPVDKEPLIRELYEWRDMMARRDDESPRYVMPNQLLVSLVAYGPVDPISVVSVSSVVTDHVRRNSKTLANLIKKKLEEIKLGEVKSINNRLPSSLDVSQDELQFLPSHKIELMTGAFKEIENQLTQATKSKQAMTSSVVLSEILLHPEHAVKYHNGSACSVEESELKDRYLSYIKATLLAASKNINMVLETSNSNAPLETEETHNKKSDQIQVIPEKQEDMDEIVVLKKKKIHSNDQKAKHDDGDIVEEPVDYSKANILASDNREVKKKDKKRVFDPYSSTGEGPKAAKKRRLVTKGKKISFKK from the coding sequence ATGTCGAGTGACAGTGGAGATAATGTGCTGAAAAAAGTAATGGAGACTGTCAGAGCCTCTAATGCTCTAGCATCGCAAGATGTAGAATTTCATAAGAGTATAGACACTAGCGTGGCAAACTCACTAGAAAAGAGTATGAAGAGCATGGCATCGGTGATGAACAATATATTACTATCAATCGATAACAATAACGAGAAACTTGATGGTACCAATGAAAACCTGGAGGAGGTATGCAAAGAATTCAGCAATGTCATGGATGTTCTATTCGAAAAGGCTGATAGATCGCTAGATATTCTTAATAGGAAATCCTCAACGAATGAtaacaaaaagaatatgCAGTTTCTTGACGATGTCAATGTAGCGGAGAATGATCCTAGCAGAAGGATTTCAAAACCACAGCTGAATTTTAAAACTCCTGTTGACAACAGTGAAAGCCACCCATTTAAGCCTCTGCTTATCGAGAAGCCCAATGCATTAAAGTCTATTGAAGAATCTACACAACTCGTTTTAGCAACAGAGGATATCCCAGAGCATTTCCAACAACCATACGAGTACGAAATTTTAAATCAAGAATACAATAACGATATTTTGGAGAAAAAAGAACCAATTCCCTCAACTTCCTGGGTTGATACCAATGCTATCTGGGTAGACAACATCAATAGTCTACAAGATATGATGCAAGAATTAAAGAAATCTTCAGAAATTGCTGTAGATTTGGAACACCATGACTTCAGGTCTTACTACGGTTTGGTGTGTCTAATGCAAATCAGTACAAGAACTCAGGATTATATTGTTGACACTATAGCTTTAAGAGATGATCTTAAAATGCTTAATGAAGTGTTTACAAATCCTTTGATCACAAAGGTATTCCATGGTGCCTTTATGGATATAATATGGTTACAGAGAGACTTGGGGCTTTACATTGTGAGTCTTTTTGATACGTTCCATGCGTCGAAGGCTCTTGGTCTTCCCAAACATAGCTTGGCTTACCTTTTGGAAAAATATGCCAATTTCAAAACCTCGAAAAAGTACCAACTAGCTGACTGGAGAAGAAGACCTCTTTCAAAGGCAATGATGGCATATGCTCGTGCAGATactcattttttattaaacaTATTTGATCAGATGAGAAATGGGCTAATTTCTTCTGGGAAACTAGCTGGAGTTTTGAGAGAATCTAGAAATGTAGCCCTTAGAAGATTTGAATACTCAAAGTACAAACCAAAGATTCCTGTGGCCAATATTTTTACTCCtgttgaaaaagaaagtcCTTGGAGAACTTTAATGTATCAATATAATATTCCAGTTGATAAGGAGCCACTAATCCGCGAGCTCTATGAGTGGAGAGATATGATGGCTAGGCGAGATGATGAATCTCCTCGTTATGTTATGCCTAACCAACTACTGGTATCTCTTGTAGCATATGGTCCTGTTGACCCTATTTCCGTTGTGTCAGTAAGCAGTGTTGTTACAGATCATGTGagaagaaattcaaaaactCTTGCCAACCTGATAAAAAAGAAGCTGgaagaaatcaaattgGGAGAAGTGAAATCTATCAACAACAGACTACCAAGCTCACTAGATGTCTCACAGGATGAATTACAGTTCTTACCATCACATAAGATTGAATTAATGACCGGGGctttcaaagaaattgaaaatcaaCTCACTCAGGCAACTAAGTCTAAGCAAGCCATGACTTCATCAGTGGTGCTTAGCGAAATCCTGCTACACCCTGAACATGCAGTAAAATATCATAATGGTAGTGCATGTAGTGTTGAAGAATCAGAATTGAAAGATAGGTATTTGTCATATATTAAGGCTACTCTTCTTGCGGCaagcaaaaatatcaatatgGTGCTGGAAACTTCAAACTCTAACGCTCCATTAGAAACTGAAGAAACTCATAACAAAAAGAGCGATCAAATTCAGGTTATCCCAgagaaacaagaagatatggatgaaattgttgttctaaagaaaaagaaaattcatTCTAACGACCAGAAAGCTAAACATGATGATGGAGACATTGTTGAAGAGCCTGTTGATTACAGTAAAGCCAATATTTTAGCTAGTGATAATAGAGAAGTTAAAAAGAAGGACAAAAAACGTGTCTTTGATCCGTACTCTTCCACTGGTGAAGGTCCAAAGGCTGCCAAAAAGAGGAGACTTGTAACCAAGGGTAAAAAGATATCatttaaaaaatag
- the PFA4 gene encoding palmitoyltransferase PFA4 (CAGL0E02497g~Ortholog(s) have palmitoyltransferase activity, role in protein palmitoylation and endoplasmic reticulum localization), translating into MPVKLKWPWLGIAIPSFLIASIGYCAHYFILLNFLSLRKQLWYQFCQTMIWLSYYLAIYTPPGKPPTNFKPSKNEWKVYCKKCKCYKPERSHHCKTCNQCVLMMDHHCPWTMNCVGYNNFPHFIRFLFWVIVGTTSLAIFLTTRIHSIWVHRSSPSYLYYKSELIFLTILTPLNAFILLTISILMIRCLFNQIFNGRSQIESWEMDRLETLARMSKLLPILIENVWYIFPNLRNEHVESQAEALLNKKRLSLDELVNFPYDLGPFRNAIQLLGTPPLWLYPFSGPQDDGLHFQKNEESMIEDPNSLNDIILCLPWPPDSTKHLNSTSEHTSNVQIISEEGEQVIRIRTPEKKLSRSEWLNDWGESLEDFGVDVDVE; encoded by the coding sequence ATGCCGGTGAAATTAAAATGGCCATGGTTAGGCATTGCAATACCTAGTTTTTTGATTGCATCCATTGGCTACTGTGCACATTACttcattttattaaatTTCTTAAGCCTTCGAAAACAGCTGTGGTATCAGTTTTGTCAAACAATGATTTGGCTATCATACTATTTAGCAATATACACACCACCAGGAAAACCTCCAACAAACTTTAAACCATCTAAAAATGAGTGGAAAGTGTATTGCAAAAAGTGCAAGTGTTACAAACCGGAAAGAAGTCATCATTGCAAAACATGTAATCAATGTGTCCTAATGATGGATCATCATTGCCCTTGGACTATGAATTGTGTTGGCTATAACAATTTTCCTCATTTTATaagatttttattttgggTGATTGTTGGCACTACTAGTTTGGCTATATTTTTAACAACTAGAATCCATTCGATATGGGTACACCGGAGCTCGCCAAGTTATCTCTACTATAAATCGGAATTGATATTTCTCACTATTTTAACGCCACTCAATGCTTTCATATTATTAACAATTAGCATTTTAATGATCAGATGTTTATTCAACCAAATATTTAATGGAAGATCTCAAATAGAATCTTGGGAAATGGATAGATTAGAAACTTTAGCTCGAATGAGTAAACTATTACCTATATTAATAGAGAATGTTTGGTATATCTTCCCTAACCTACGAAATGAACATGTTGAGAGCCAGGCTGAAGCCCTGTTAAACAAAAAGAGATTATCGTTGGATGAATTAGTTAATTTTCCTTATGATCTTGGCCCTTTCAGGAACGCAATTCAATTGTTAGGCACCCCGCCTTTATGGTTGTATCCATTTAGCGGGCCACAAGATGATGGTTTACATTTCCAAAAGAATGAGGAGTCCATGATAGAAGATCCTAATTCTTTGAATGATATTATACTTTGTCTCCCTTGGCCTCCAGATTCGACTAAGCACTTAAATTCTACTAGCGAACATACATCAAATGTTCAGATCATCTCAGAAGAAGGTGAACAAGTAATACGAATCCGAACACCAGAAAAAAAGCTCTCCAGATCAGAATGGCTAAATGACTGGGGTGAATCGCTTGAAGATTTTGGAGTCGATGTGGATGTTGAGTAA
- the PHO80 gene encoding Pho80p (CAGL0E02541g~Cyclin; ortholog of S. cerevisiae PHO80; negative regulator of phosphatase activity): MTPQDAQINTDEEIPTIKLPRDFLKCPKGDLVILIARMLQFIIQINDSNIKENERKYGLTRFHSKIAPNISVFNYFTRLTKYSLLEHSVLLSAVYYIDLLSNVYPAFNLNSLTAHRFLLTATTIASKGLCDSFCTNTHYSKVGGVQCNELNVLENEFLRKVNYRIIPRDNNITFCKMEVQKNFFILPESIESDLAPSLRQGYSSISNAGYNVLTRYYYKIIEVVGKYSSSPDKTKKVNYDIDMPAKTLHEHQQNDAVKNCSNNNSNYQTASNNIPIPQTIPQNRPKRNFDTVEERHNIYIEEKSKMNTNGLAEKLTSSSYKKQITEDKKNQILDNSIYPSSI; encoded by the coding sequence ATGACTCCCCAAGATGCTCAGATCAATacagatgaagaaataccAACTATCAAACTACCGAGAGATTTTCTGAAGTGCCCGAAAGGTGACCTAGTCATTCTAATAGCACGAATGCTACAGTTTATCATACAGATCAATGACTCCAATATTAAGGAAAACGAACGAAAATATGGCCTTACTagatttcattcaaaaatagCACCTAATATATCAGTATTCAACTACTTTACCAGATTAACCAAATATTCCCTATTGGAACATTCTGTGCTTTTATCCGCAGTTTATTACATCGACCTTTTGTCTAACGTTTACCCAGCATTCAATCTCAACTCTCTAACTGCACATAGATTTCTACTGACAGCTACCACCATTGCAAGTAAAGGCCTTTGTGATTCTTTTTGTACAAACACACATTATTCGAAAGTAGGAGGTGTTCAATGCAATGAGCTTAATGTTCTAGAAAATGAATTTCTGAGAAAAGTTAATTATAGAATAATACCGCGAGATAACAATATAACGTTCTGCAAAATGGAGGTAcagaagaatttttttatactACCAGAGTCAATAGAATCTGACTTAGCCCCTTCCCTGCGGCAAGGGTATTCGTCAATATCAAATGCAGGCTATAACGTTCTGACACGATATTACTATAAAATTATAGAAGTTGTAGGGAAATATAGCTCTTCCCCagacaaaacaaaaaaagtcaATTACGACATAGATATGCCTGCTAAAACTTTGCATGAACATCAGCAAAATGATGCTGTGAAAAACTGCTCAAATAACAACAGCAACTATCAAACAGCTAGTAATAATATTCCCATCCCACAAACAATACCTCAGAACAGACCGAAAAGAAACTTCGACACTGTTGAAGAGAGGCATAATATCTACATCGAAGAGAAATCTAAAATGAATACCAATGGGCTTGCCGAAAAGTtaacatcttcatcctataaaaaacaaattactGAAGATAAAAAGAATCAAATACTAGATAATAGCATATATCCTTCATCTATATAA
- the SIN3 gene encoding transcriptional regulator SIN3 (CAGL0E02475g~Ortholog(s) have DNA binding, DNA binding transcription factor activity, transcription coactivator activity, transcription corepressor activity) has translation MSNQQGSVNHAIGSGAAETVNVTQNATSNVGINDNQKIDGNAESSNSINNTSNNNNNNERIILPSFSSLKTEDNRIDTSMNPIGPKSITTSSSTPASVGFSVASLDNPLPPATKKPEIKLHPLPQQQQPRIYTQQQPQQQQILQQDQQEILQNQRQGSTGASETSTTQSPLVSGPAQTQGDPMSYRPLNVKDALSYLEQVKFQFHTRPDIYNLFLDIMKDFKSQTIDTPGVIERVSSLFKGYPNLIQGFNTFLPQGYRIECSNNPNDPIKVTTPMGSSTTVLNTAPQKSPSPSDIQTNNQQTQAIAQEAQLQSQATPIPTQHDVGQNFGSAKKPADVEFSQAITYVNKIKTRFADQPDIYKQFLEILQTYQREQKPIHEVYAQVTILFQNAPDLLDDFKKFLPDSSASGSEETQVQQQQHYQSLSDKMGGNAEAANYAASGMNAQTGYYEPVKGGVSYNTQQNQHQQQNLPPIGSFSPPTNGPFVDQTQQSANPETQKGVMSLPSMMNNAEAVKEQAIKQAHSRLISDSHDHNSQQQVLSQNIHSNDDIPVSNLRTTVVEQNYHPETIYQQQGNAQQHMVDGGYVGTPSELVVRPEIDLDPSLVPVVPEPTEPIENSLNLMEETNFFERVKKSIGNKQIYNEFLKILNLFSLDLLTVDELVDKVEYYIGANKELFDWFKVFVGYQDKPKRIENIVHEKHKLDLDLCEAYGPSYKKLPKTDTFMPCSGRDDMCWEVLNDEWVGHPVWASEDSGFIAHRKNQYEETLFKIEEERHEYDYYIESNLRTIQTLETIANKIANMTDAEKAQFRLPPGLGHTSMTIYKKVIRKVYDKERGFEIIDALHNYPAISVPIILRRLKQKDEEWRRAQREWNKIWRDLEQKVYFKSLDHLGLTFKQADKKLLTTKQLISEINGIKVDQNSKRIHWLTPKPKNQLDYDFPDYDILFDIIALGFVFTINTNLYSNPDKERIKDMLRVFVSQFFSIPLKEVSDALERRGFSDDNNNDSDKGSGKMDQIAEEIGETEQDTSSSKKRPFDNDLNMSDILHKTKQQKTKMNKEMDGSKSPSEDLGTDRNVGTIEDSGSLSEHRKQWLVGDVVDSANKETPMDNRNIYNLFANTNIYIFFRHLVTLYERLSEVKQINDEINKEIKSRRVTTFAKDLGLISTQLSELGLDFNSSDAYQQLLTLSKRLIEGDIEHQWFEESIRQAYNNRAFKLYTIDKVVQSFVKHAHTLISDSKTSEIMLLFENQRNNTLTTTKDQILYRIQCRSHMSSTENMFRIEYKREKRHASIQYIALDDLTLKTAKSPEEAWNYYVTSYSLSNPTEGVPHENLEVPFLEKVIEFDQEYSKDNGNNSTYSLAGISKSNLHIDIDREKYNLILQGGSSDVYSRATIQKYPIVASDESRAANISEKTQEIRKVLSHYDGNSNDDVNEKFNYILANGTIDGYVRQSAAVVQETEKTYNDDSGRNTSSIKSIIGSATERTEKPLINGSPIID, from the coding sequence ATGAGCAACCAACAAGGAAGTGTCAACCATGCCATTGGTAGTGGTGCCGCAGAAACTGTTAATGTAACACAAAATGCCACAAGTAATGTTGGGATTAATGATAATCAGAAGATTGACGGAAATGCCGAATCATCTAATTCAATCAATAATActagtaataataataataataatgagAGAATTATATTACCATCCTTCTCGTCCCTAAAAACAGAAGATAATCGTATAGATACTTCCATGAATCCAATAGGTCCAAAGTCTATCACAACTTCTTCTAGTACGCCTGCTTCTGTAGGATTTTCTGTTGCCAGTCTTGATAATCCTTTACCTCCTGCTACTAAGAAGCCAGAAATAAAGCTTCATCCACTACctcaacagcagcagccgAGGATCTACACTCAACAGCAACcacagcagcagcaaattcttcaacaagatCAGCAGGAAATTTTGCAAAATCAACGCCAAGGTAGTACAGGCGCTTCAGAAACATCTACAACTCAGTCACCCCTTGTGTCAGGACCGGCGCAGACACAGGGTGACCCCATGTCTTATAGACCTCTAAATGTTAAGGATGCATTGTCATATTTGGAACAAGTTAAATTCCAGTTTCATACAAGGCCAGACATatataatttgtttttggaTATTATGAAAGATTTCAAGTCTCAGACAATTGACACACCTGGTGTAATTGAGAGAGTATCATCGTTATTTAAAGGGTATCCCAACTTGATCCAGGGGTTCAACACTTTCCTTCCTCAGGGATATAGGATAGAATGCTCAAATAATCCAAATGATCCTATCAAGGTAACTACACCAATGGGGTCTTCTACGACTGTACTAAATACAGCCCCTCAAAAGTCTCCTTCACCATCAGATATCCAGACTAATAATCAGCAAACACAGGCTATTGCTCAAGAAGCTCAGCTCCAATCTCAGGCAACACCCATCCCAACACAACATGATGTAGGTCAAAACTTTGGTTCTGCAAAGAAGCCTGCTGATGTTGAATTTAGCCAAGCAATTACGTATGTGAATAAGATTAAGACTCGGTTTGCTGATCAGCCCGATATTTACAAGCAATTTCTAGAAATTCTTCAGACATATCAAAGGGAACAAAAACCAATTCATGAAGTGTATGCACAGGTAACTATATTATTTCAGAATGCACCTGATTTGCTTGATGACTTTAAGAAATTCTTACCAGATTCATCAGCTTCAGGATCTGAAGAAACCCAGGTtcagcaacagcagcatTATCAGTCTTTATCAGATAAGATGGGAGGTAATGCTGAGGCTGCAAACTATGCTGCAAGTGGGATGAATGCTCAAACAGGTTATTATGAGCCAGTGAAAGGGGGAGTTTCTTACAATACTCAACAAAAtcaacatcaacaacagaACCTCCCTCCAATTGGCAGTTTCTCACCACCTACAAATGGGCCTTTTGTTGATCAAACACAGCAATCAGCCAATCCGGAAACTCAGAAAGGTGTTATGAGCTTGCCTTCTATGATGAATAATGCAGAAGCAGTAAAGGAGCAAGCTATAAAGCAGGCGCACTCTCGACTAATTTCTGATTCTCATGATCACAATTCCCAGCAACAAGTTCTCTCTCAAAATATCCACAGTAATGATGACATTCCTGTTTCCAACCTAAGGACGACTGTTGTTGAGCAAAATTATCACCCGGAAACAATTTATCAACAACAAGGTAATGCTCAACAACACATGGTTGATGGGGGATATGTTGGTACACCTAGTGAGCTAGTTGTTAGACCGGAGATAGATTTAGATCCTAGTCTCGTTCCAGTAGTTCCTGAGCCTACGGAACCTATAGAGAATAGTCTAAATCTGATGGAAGAAACTAACTTCTTTGAGAGAGttaaaaaatcaattggCAACAAACAAATTTATAATGAGTTCCTAAAGATCCTTAACTTGTTTTCATTAGATCTTCTGACAGTAGATGAATTGGTAGACAAAgttgaatattatattggAGCCAACAAAGAATTATTTGACTGGTTCAAAGTCTTTGTCGGTTATCAGGACAAACCAAAGAGaatagaaaatattgtGCATGAAAAACATAAATTAGATTTAGATCTATGTGAGGCCTATGGTCCTAGTTATAAGAAACTTCCTAAGACTGATACATTCATGCCCTGTTCTGGAAGAGATGATATGTGCTGGGAAGTGCTAAATGATGAGTGGGTCGGACATCCAGTATGGGCGTCTGAGGATTCTGGTTTTATCGCTCATAGAAAGAACCAATATGAGGAGACTTTATTCAAGATAGAGGAAGAAAGACATGAGTACGACTATTACATCGAGTCAAATTTGCGAACAATACAAACCTTGGAAACCATTGCCAATAAGATCGCGAACATGACCGATGCAGAAAAGGCACAGTTTAGATTGCCTCCTGGTCTTGGCCATACTTCTATGACAATTTATAAAAAAGTTATTAGGAAAGTTTATGACAAAGAAAGAGGATTTGAAATAATAGATGCTTTGCATAACTATCCGGCCATATCAGTTCCAATTATATTAAGAAGATTGAAGcaaaaagatgaagaatggAGAAGAGCACAACGTGAatggaataaaatatgGAGAGATCTTGAACAGAAAGTTTATTTCAAATCTCTAGATCACCTAGGTCTGACATTTAAGCAAGCCGATAAGAAATTGTTAACAACAAAGCAGTTAATATCTGAAATAAATGGAATTAAAGTTGACCAGAATAGCAAAAGGATTCATTGGCTTACCCCTAAACCAAAAAACCAACTTGATTATGACTTTCCAGATTATGATATATTATTCGATATTATTGCCTTGGGTTTTGTTTTTACCATCAATACTAACCTTTACTCTAACCCAGATAAGGAAAGAATTAAAGATATGTTGAGAGTTTTTGTATCACAATTTTTCTCAATTCCATTAAAGGAGGTCAGTGACGCCTTGGAACGCAGAGGATTCAGTGATGACAACAATAATGATTCTGATAAGGGTAGTGGAAAAATGGATCAGATTGCTGAAGAAATTGGTGAAACTGAGCAAGAcacatcatcatcaaagaAGAGACCTTTTGACAATGATTTGAACATGTCAGATATCTTACATAAAACCAAGCAACAGAAGACAAAGATGAATAAAGAGATGGATGGCAGCAAATCCCCTTCGGAAGATCTCGGTACAGATAGAAATGTAGGTACTATTGAAGATTCTGGCAGTCTCTCCGAACACAGGAAACAATGGTTAGTTGGTGATGTGGTTGACAGTGCGAACAAAGAGACTCCAATGGATAACAGGAACATTTATAACTTGTTTGCTAACACCAACATTTACATCTTCTTTAGGCATTTAGTTACACTTTACGAGAGATTATCAGAGGTCAAACAGATTAATGATGAGATCAATAAGGAGATCAAATCTAGAAGGGTAACAACTTTTGCTAAAGATCTAGGACTTATTTCCACTCAACTATCTGAACTAGGACTTGATTTTAATAGCTCAGATGCTTATCAACAACTTTTGACATTGAGCAAGCGCTTGATAGAGGGTGATATTGAGCACCAATGGTTTGAAGAGAGTATAAGACAAGCATATAACAATCGTGCATTTAAGCTTTATACAATTGATAAAGTTGTCCAATCGTTTGTGAAGCATGCGCACACTTTGATATCTGATTCAAAAACATCAGAAATAATGTTGCTGTttgaaaatcaaagaaataatacCTTAACTACCACTAAGGACCAGATTCTATACAGAATTCAATGTCGTTCACATATGTCAAGCACAGAAAATATGTTTAGAATCGAATATAAAAGAGAGAAACGTCATGCATCAATTCAATACATTGCTCTTGATGACCTAACTTTAAAGACTGCTAAATCACCAGAGGAGGCGTGGAACTATTATGTCACTTCTTACTCTCTATCGAATCCAACTGAAGGGGTTCCGCATGAAAACTTAGAAGTGCCATTTTTAGAGAAAGTAATTGAATTTGATCAAGAATATAGCAAGGACAATGGTAATAATTCAACTTATTCTTTGGCTGGTATTTCAAAGTCCAACTTACATATTGATATCGACAGAGAGAAATATAACTTGATTTTACAAGGCGGATCCTCAGATGTATACTCACGTGCTACTATTCAAAAGTATCCTATTGTTGCAAGTGATGAATCAAGAGCAGCAAATATTTCAGAGAAAACTCAAGAGATCAGAAAGGTTTTATCACATTACGATGGAAATTCGAATGATGACGTAAATGAGAAATTCAACTACATTCTTGCGAATGGAACTATTGACGGATATGTGAGACAGTCTGCAGCTGTTGTTCAAGAGACGGAGAAGACTTATAATGATGATTCGGGTAGAAATACGAGCAGTATCAAGTCCATAATTGGCTCTGCCACTGAAAGAACAGAAAAGCCTTTAATTAATGGCTCCCCTATTATTGATTAA